From Pan troglodytes isolate AG18354 chromosome 9, NHGRI_mPanTro3-v2.0_pri, whole genome shotgun sequence, the proteins below share one genomic window:
- the LMO2 gene encoding rhombotin-2 isoform X2 yields MSSAIERKSLDPSEEPVDEVLQIPPSLLTCGGCQQNIGDRYFLKAIDQYWHEDCLSCDLCGCRLGEVGRRLYYKLGRKLCRRDYLRLFGQDGLCASCDKRIRAYEMTMRVKDKVYHLECFKCAACQKHFCVGDRYLLINSDIVCEQDIYEWTKINGMI; encoded by the exons GGAACCAGTGGATGAGGTGCTGCAGATCCCCCCATCCCTGCTGACATGTGGCGGCTGCCAGCAGAACATCGGGGACCGCTACTTCCTGAAGGCCATCGACCAGTACTGGCACGAGGACTGCCTGAGCTGCGACCTCTGTGGCTGCCGGCTGGGCGAGGTGGGGCGGCGCCTCTACTACAAACTGGGCCGGAAGCTCTGCCGGAGAGACTATCTCAG GCTTTTTGGGCAAGACGGTCTCTGCGCATCCTGTGACAAGCGGATTCGTGCCTATGAGATGACAATGCGGGTGAAAGACAAAGTGTATCACCTGGAATGTTTCAAATGCGCCGCCTGTCAGAAGCATTTCTGTGTAGGTGACAGATACCTCCTCATCAACTCTGACATAGTGTGCGAACAGGACATCTACGAGTGGACTAAGATCAATGGGATGATATAG
- the LMO2 gene encoding rhombotin-2 isoform X3 yields MNTEIPLLCYWWPPLPPLEPVDEVLQIPPSLLTCGGCQQNIGDRYFLKAIDQYWHEDCLSCDLCGCRLGEVGRRLYYKLGRKLCRRDYLRLFGQDGLCASCDKRIRAYEMTMRVKDKVYHLECFKCAACQKHFCVGDRYLLINSDIVCEQDIYEWTKINGMI; encoded by the exons ATGAACACAGAGATTCCCTTGCTGTGCTACTGGTGGCCCCCACTGCCTCCCCT GGAACCAGTGGATGAGGTGCTGCAGATCCCCCCATCCCTGCTGACATGTGGCGGCTGCCAGCAGAACATCGGGGACCGCTACTTCCTGAAGGCCATCGACCAGTACTGGCACGAGGACTGCCTGAGCTGCGACCTCTGTGGCTGCCGGCTGGGCGAGGTGGGGCGGCGCCTCTACTACAAACTGGGCCGGAAGCTCTGCCGGAGAGACTATCTCAG GCTTTTTGGGCAAGACGGTCTCTGCGCATCCTGTGACAAGCGGATTCGTGCCTATGAGATGACAATGCGGGTGAAAGACAAAGTGTATCACCTGGAATGTTTCAAATGCGCCGCCTGTCAGAAGCATTTCTGTGTAGGTGACAGATACCTCCTCATCAACTCTGACATAGTGTGCGAACAGGACATCTACGAGTGGACTAAGATCAATGGGATGATATAG